ACAGATCGTACCATAGAATTTAATTTTCATTTAGATGACTGCAAATCTTTTTCCTGCGAAATTTGTGAATTATATGAGTGTCCTGTCCGTCAAAATACGTTCGTTAAAAAAGTGGAATGGAACAAAAAAACGATTGCCCAAGTTGATAAGCATTCCGTGGAAGATTAAATCTTCTCCACGTGCTGACGGTAGTAGAACAACGGAATAATCAGTAACAGGATTAAAGGCTGAATTACAAAGCGTCTCATATAAAAAGAGAAAAGATATCCGATCTCAAACTTGGTATGAATGCAATAAAGGTAAAGGGGAAAAGTGATGGCAAAAACGATGAGCATTAAAACAACCGCTTGTATCGTCCATTTTTTATTCTTAAAAATTAAATAAACGACGCCCGCAGATAACAGCAAGTTCATTCCAAATCGGAAAAGGTAATTCAGGATCAAAGGAGTCCAGTTGAAATCTGGGAAAGGTGCATGTTTATTTGCCAAATGAAAAAACGCCTGAAATGGATCATAAAAAATTTGAGCCTCCAAAATCCTCACGCCGACAAGACCAAAAATCAGAATGCCAACCAATAACCATTTAAGTATTTTCATGCTCCGTATCTTTTAAAGCATAAAATTTAATCCACACCAGCCAAAGCAAAACCACGCTGCCATAAATGATGGCCGGAAAAAGATAATCGTGTCCCATTCTGGAATACTGAGGATATTCTACCAATAAAACATTCAACCCAACAATCCGCAAGACATTCATAATGTGAAGAGCAATTACTCCTACTGCACCAAACAAAAAAGTTTTCGAACCTTCGTAGAAAGCAAATATAAACGCCAAAAATAAGATCATCACCGAGATCGCGTTGCAACCTTCCACCATCCGGGAGACATATTTGCCACTTACAAAAAACCAGGTGGTTTCATCTTCCGGTTTTCCGGGAACCATTTCAGAGGGATATCCAATTTTATTTTGTAAAAAATCGACTTGTCTCATAATCCAGGTTGAGAAAGGATCCAGTCCAGCGTTCTTATATCCATTCAAATAAAGCTGGTACGCCAAAACCATCACCACATAAATAATGATGAAACGCAGTAATATTTTGAGAACGGGCTTGAAATCGTTGAACATTCCTGCAAATATACTGCTTTCCAAAATATGAAATTCCCTATATTTGTAAACCTATGACCAGCAAAACGGCACAACTTTTCTTAGAAGAATTTACGGGCGAAAAAGCACAGGAATTTTTCACATTGGCTCAAAGCGGATCTGCCCGCATTAATTTTGTGGGCAAAAGTGCCGGCCTGAAATATATCATTACCTACAACGAAAATATTGCGGAGAATGAAAGTTTTTATTATTTCTCTCAAATTTTTTCAGACCACGAAATACAGGCGCCAAAGGTTTTAAAAATCAGCGAAAACCGTACACTTTACATTCAGGAATTTCTGGGAAACCACACTTTATCTGAAATCATCGAAAAAGAAGGTCTTTCGGAACGGGTTAAAGTTTTAGTAAAAAAAACACTTCAGCAACTGGCGGACGCCCAAAGTAAAACCATTGATCTCATCGACTATTCAAAAACATTTGAATACAAAAAGTACGATGAACTACCGATCACCAACGATTTATTTTATTTCAAAAGTTTTATTGCAGATGTTTTAGAGATTCCCTATCACAAATCTAGCCTCCTTTTAGAGTTTAAAAAACTGGTTACGAAAATAGAAGATCTACAACCTACGGGGTTGATGATGCGTGATTTTCAGTCACGAAACATCATGGTGAATGATGAAGACAAGATCTTCTTTATCGATTACCAATCCGCGATGAAAGGCCCTTTGATCTATGATGTCATCTCCTTTCTTTATCAGGCAAAGGCAAACTTTCCGCAGGATTTTAAAAATGAAATGTTGGATTATTATTTCTCTCTTTGGGAAGATCCAACAATCGTTACACAACTAAAAAGGTCGGTGAAGCCCATTCAATTGATAAGATTTGTACAGGTCTTGGGAGCGTATGGTTTCCGCGGCTTAATTCAGCGGAAGCAACATTTTATTTCCAGTCTGGACAAAGGGATTGAAAACCTTTACGCATTTTCAGAGTCATGGGAGGAGATGGAAGAATATCCGGAGTTGAAGAATTTAATTTTGCAATTGAAATCGGAAGAAATTAGAAGTAAAATTGAAATGATCATTGCGAAAAAGTAGAATAAACTTTTACAATTAAGTTTGAATTAAGAAGCTAAGTCTTCAAACATTAAAATTGATAGTTGTTAATGGTAAAAGTTCCAGTGGCCAATTTTAAAAATTTAATTTAAAATAAATCATGAGTTTAAAAATAGAAATACACAGTTTCTCCTATAAAAAAGGAGGCATTCCAAAAGATAATTCCGGTAACGGCGGCGGCTTTGCCTTCGACTGTCGGGGCATATTAAATCCCGGTCGAGTTGAAGAATACAAAACCCAAACCGGTTGTGATATTGGTGTTCAGGATTATCTGGAAACTAAAACAGAGATGCCCAAATTTTTAGAATTGGTAAAAAGCATCACCTCCATTAACATTGAAAATTATCTGGACAGAGGTTTTGAGAATCTACAAATTAATTTTGGATGCACCGGTGGACAACACCGTTCGGTTTACGCAGCGGAAAAAACAGCAGAATTCATCCGCGAGAAATATCCTCAGGCAACCGTCTTCCTGCAGCACGATGAGCAACCACAATTAAACTCCTCATTGATAAACGATCGTTAATCGATCGTGATTAAGATCAATTAGAAACCCTCAATTATCTTCGATAATATTATGAAAGCACTCATCTTCGCAGCCGGAAAAGGAACGCGGCTGAAACCATTTACAGATCATCATCCGAAAGCCTTGGCGGTCGTGAATGAAGTTCCTTTGCTGGAAAGAAATATTAAATATTTACAAAGTTTTGG
This DNA window, taken from Kaistella carnis, encodes the following:
- the xrtF gene encoding exosortase family protein XrtF — protein: MFNDFKPVLKILLRFIIIYVVMVLAYQLYLNGYKNAGLDPFSTWIMRQVDFLQNKIGYPSEMVPGKPEDETTWFFVSGKYVSRMVEGCNAISVMILFLAFIFAFYEGSKTFLFGAVGVIALHIMNVLRIVGLNVLLVEYPQYSRMGHDYLFPAIIYGSVVLLWLVWIKFYALKDTEHENT
- a CDS encoding aminoglycoside phosphotransferase family protein, which produces MTSKTAQLFLEEFTGEKAQEFFTLAQSGSARINFVGKSAGLKYIITYNENIAENESFYYFSQIFSDHEIQAPKVLKISENRTLYIQEFLGNHTLSEIIEKEGLSERVKVLVKKTLQQLADAQSKTIDLIDYSKTFEYKKYDELPITNDLFYFKSFIADVLEIPYHKSSLLLEFKKLVTKIEDLQPTGLMMRDFQSRNIMVNDEDKIFFIDYQSAMKGPLIYDVISFLYQAKANFPQDFKNEMLDYYFSLWEDPTIVTQLKRSVKPIQLIRFVQVLGAYGFRGLIQRKQHFISSLDKGIENLYAFSESWEEMEEYPELKNLILQLKSEEIRSKIEMIIAKK
- a CDS encoding RapZ C-terminal domain-containing protein, whose protein sequence is MSLKIEIHSFSYKKGGIPKDNSGNGGGFAFDCRGILNPGRVEEYKTQTGCDIGVQDYLETKTEMPKFLELVKSITSINIENYLDRGFENLQINFGCTGGQHRSVYAAEKTAEFIREKYPQATVFLQHDEQPQLNSSLINDR
- a CDS encoding exosortase F system-associated membrane protein; the encoded protein is MKILKWLLVGILIFGLVGVRILEAQIFYDPFQAFFHLANKHAPFPDFNWTPLILNYLFRFGMNLLLSAGVVYLIFKNKKWTIQAVVLMLIVFAITFPLYLYCIHTKFEIGYLFSFYMRRFVIQPLILLLIIPLFYYRQHVEKI